One stretch of Sander lucioperca isolate FBNREF2018 chromosome 13, SLUC_FBN_1.2, whole genome shotgun sequence DNA includes these proteins:
- the picalma gene encoding phosphatidylinositol binding clathrin assembly protein a isoform X3: MSGQSITDRITAAQHSVTGSAISKIVCKATTHEIMGPKKKHLDYLIQCTNEMNVNIPQLADTLFERTANTSWVVVFKSLTTTHHLMVYGNERFIQYLASRNTLFNLSNFLDKSGLQGYDMSTFIRRYSRYLNEKAVSYRQVAFDFTKVKRGADGVMRTVNTEKLLKTIPIIQNQMDVLLDFNVNANELTNGVINAAFMLLFKDAIRLFAAYNEGIINLLEKYFDMKKVQCKEGLDIYKKFLTRMTRISEFLKVAEQVGIDRGDIPDLSQAPSSLLDALEQHLASLEGKKVKDSTAASRASTLSNAVSSLANTGISFTKVDEREKQAALEEEQTLLKTLKEQRLKELQKNPTAATTDSSPDSTMGGTINSAPAIDLFSTPSSTNSTSKAANELLDLQPAFQQPLPLSTSNTWGEPFTSAAEAVEESIPNSNPFLTLPIVDAVHLSTASSDAGSLSSRTPSHEVFDSFCGPSPYNTTPLFQSESPAVAGLFRGFTGSPTPQQPQNPRGLNVDFESVFGNNTNANNMDSTDVLGDILKPTVASSLNQGMTLNGQQAHKLVSSDLDSSLANLVGNLGIGNGTSKNDLHWSQPGERKLTGGNNWQPKTAPNTTWNPAAMAPSVMAFPATTPTGMMAYAMPPHMGSMMMTQPTMMYTQPVMRPANPFGPSPGAQMQFM; the protein is encoded by the exons ATTTGATTCAGTGCACAAATGAGATGAATGTGAACATCCCTCAGCTGGCTGACACACTGTTTGAGAGGACCGCCAACACCAGCTGGGTGGTTGTGTTCAAGTCCCTCACCACCACACACCATCTGATGGTCTACGGCAATGAG agatTTATACAGTATCTGGCTTCAAGGAACACACTATTCAACCTCAGCAAttttttggacaaaagtggCCTACAAG GCTATGATATGTCAACGTTCATAAGGAGGTATAGCCGCTACCTGAATGAGAAGGCTGTGTCCTACAGACAAGTTGCTTTTGACTTCACTAAAGTGAAAAGAGG GGCTGATGGAGTGATGAGAACCGTGAACACAGAGAAACTCCTCAAGACCATCCCTATCATCCAAAATCAGATGGATGTGTTACTTGATTTCAAT GTCAATGCCAATGAACTGACAAATGGTGTGATCAACGCAGCCTTCATGCTTCTGTTCAAAGATGCCATCCGACTGTTTGCAGCATATAATGAGGGCATTATCAACCTCCTGG AGAAATACTTTGACATGAAAAAAGTCCAGTGCAAAGAAGGACTTGACATCTACAAGAAATTCCTTACACGAATGACTAGAATCTCAGAGTTCCTCAAAGTTGCAGAG CAAGTCGGAATCGATCGAGGAGACATCCCCGATCTGTCGCAG GCCCCCAGCAGCCTGCTTGATGCCCTGGAGCAGCACTTGGCCTCTTtagaaggaaaaaaagtcaaagactCAACAGCAGCCAGCAG GGCCAGCACCCTCTCCAATGCAGTCTCCTCCCTGGCCAACACCGGCATATCTTTCACCAAAGTGGACGAGAGGGAAAAACAGGCCGCCCTGGAGGAAGAGCAGACTCTCCTAAAAACActaaaa GAGCAGCGTCTGAAAGAGCTCCAAAAGAATCCTACTGCAGCAACCACGGACTCATCCCCTGACTCCACGATGGGTGGGACCATAAACTCAGCTCCTGCCATTGACCTCTTCTCCACCCCCAGCTCCACCAACAG CACCTCCAAGGCAGCCAATGAACTGCTGGACCTGCAGCCAGCTTTCCAGCAGCCACTGCCTCTCTCCACCAGCAACACATGGGGAG AACCTTTCACCTCTGCTGCAGAAGCTGTGGAGGAATCCATTCCCAACTCAAACCCTTTCCTCACACTACCTATTGTCGATGCTGTCCACCTGTCCACAGCGTCCTCGGACGCTGGCAGCCTGTCCTCTAGGACTCCTAGCCATGAAGTGTTTG ACTCCTTCTGTGGGCCAAGCCCTTACAACACCACTCCACTCTTCCAATCTGAGTCCCCAGCTGTTGCTGGTCTATTCAGAG GGTTTACAGGCTCCCCAACACCCCAGCAGCCACAGAACCCTCGAGGCCTTAATGTTGACTTTGAGTCAGTATTTGGCAACAACACCAATGCTAACAACATGGATTCTACAG ATGTTTTAGGTGATATCCTCAAACCCACAGTGGCATCCTCACTCAATCAGGGCATGACCCTGAACGGCCAACAGGCCCACAAACTGGTATCCAGCGACCTGGACTCGTCACTGGCCAATCTTGTTGGCA ATCTGGGAATTGGCAACGGCACGTCAAAGAA TGATCTTCACTGGAGTCAGCCTGGTGAGAGGAAGCTGACAGGTGGAAACAACTGGCAACCCAAGACGGCTCCTAATACCACCTGGAACCCTGCAGCCATG GCACCATCTGTCATGGCATTCCCTGCAACCACACCGACAGGCATGATGGCATATGCAATG CCTCCCCACATGGGGTCCATGATGATGACGCAGCCCACTATGATGTACACCCAGCCTGTGATGAGGCCAGCCAACCCCTTTGGCCCCAGTCCAGGTGCACAG ATGCAGTTTATGTAA
- the picalma gene encoding phosphatidylinositol binding clathrin assembly protein a isoform X19, which produces MSGQSITDRITAAQHSVTGSAISKIVCKATTHEIMGPKKKHLDYLIQCTNEMNVNIPQLADTLFERTANTSWVVVFKSLTTTHHLMVYGNERFIQYLASRNTLFNLSNFLDKSGLQGYDMSTFIRRYSRYLNEKAVSYRQVAFDFTKVKRGADGVMRTVNTEKLLKTIPIIQNQMDVLLDFNVNANELTNGVINAAFMLLFKDAIRLFAAYNEGIINLLEKYFDMKKVQCKEGLDIYKKFLTRMTRISEFLKVAEQVGIDRGDIPDLSQAPSSLLDALEQHLASLEGKKVKDSTAASRASTLSNAVSSLANTGISFTKVDEREKQAALEEEQTLLKTLKEQRLKELQKNPTAATTDSSPDSTMGGTINSAPAIDLFSTPSSTNSTSKAANELLDLQPAFQQPLPLSTSNTWGEPFTSAAEAVEESIPNSNPFLTLPIVDAVHLSTASSDAGSLSSRTPSHEVFDSFCGPSPYNTTPLFQSESPAVAGLFRGFTGSPTPQQPQNPRGLNVDFESVFGNNTNANNMDSTGDILKPTVASSLNQGMTLNGQQAHKLVSSDLDSSLANLVGNLGIGNGTSKNDLHWSQPGERKLTGGNNWQPKTAPNTTWNPAAMAPSVMAFPATTPTGMMAYAMPPHMGSMMMTQPTMMYTQPVMRPANPFGPSPGAQMQFM; this is translated from the exons ATTTGATTCAGTGCACAAATGAGATGAATGTGAACATCCCTCAGCTGGCTGACACACTGTTTGAGAGGACCGCCAACACCAGCTGGGTGGTTGTGTTCAAGTCCCTCACCACCACACACCATCTGATGGTCTACGGCAATGAG agatTTATACAGTATCTGGCTTCAAGGAACACACTATTCAACCTCAGCAAttttttggacaaaagtggCCTACAAG GCTATGATATGTCAACGTTCATAAGGAGGTATAGCCGCTACCTGAATGAGAAGGCTGTGTCCTACAGACAAGTTGCTTTTGACTTCACTAAAGTGAAAAGAGG GGCTGATGGAGTGATGAGAACCGTGAACACAGAGAAACTCCTCAAGACCATCCCTATCATCCAAAATCAGATGGATGTGTTACTTGATTTCAAT GTCAATGCCAATGAACTGACAAATGGTGTGATCAACGCAGCCTTCATGCTTCTGTTCAAAGATGCCATCCGACTGTTTGCAGCATATAATGAGGGCATTATCAACCTCCTGG AGAAATACTTTGACATGAAAAAAGTCCAGTGCAAAGAAGGACTTGACATCTACAAGAAATTCCTTACACGAATGACTAGAATCTCAGAGTTCCTCAAAGTTGCAGAG CAAGTCGGAATCGATCGAGGAGACATCCCCGATCTGTCGCAG GCCCCCAGCAGCCTGCTTGATGCCCTGGAGCAGCACTTGGCCTCTTtagaaggaaaaaaagtcaaagactCAACAGCAGCCAGCAG GGCCAGCACCCTCTCCAATGCAGTCTCCTCCCTGGCCAACACCGGCATATCTTTCACCAAAGTGGACGAGAGGGAAAAACAGGCCGCCCTGGAGGAAGAGCAGACTCTCCTAAAAACActaaaa GAGCAGCGTCTGAAAGAGCTCCAAAAGAATCCTACTGCAGCAACCACGGACTCATCCCCTGACTCCACGATGGGTGGGACCATAAACTCAGCTCCTGCCATTGACCTCTTCTCCACCCCCAGCTCCACCAACAG CACCTCCAAGGCAGCCAATGAACTGCTGGACCTGCAGCCAGCTTTCCAGCAGCCACTGCCTCTCTCCACCAGCAACACATGGGGAG AACCTTTCACCTCTGCTGCAGAAGCTGTGGAGGAATCCATTCCCAACTCAAACCCTTTCCTCACACTACCTATTGTCGATGCTGTCCACCTGTCCACAGCGTCCTCGGACGCTGGCAGCCTGTCCTCTAGGACTCCTAGCCATGAAGTGTTTG ACTCCTTCTGTGGGCCAAGCCCTTACAACACCACTCCACTCTTCCAATCTGAGTCCCCAGCTGTTGCTGGTCTATTCAGAG GGTTTACAGGCTCCCCAACACCCCAGCAGCCACAGAACCCTCGAGGCCTTAATGTTGACTTTGAGTCAGTATTTGGCAACAACACCAATGCTAACAACATGGATTCTACAG GTGATATCCTCAAACCCACAGTGGCATCCTCACTCAATCAGGGCATGACCCTGAACGGCCAACAGGCCCACAAACTGGTATCCAGCGACCTGGACTCGTCACTGGCCAATCTTGTTGGCA ATCTGGGAATTGGCAACGGCACGTCAAAGAA TGATCTTCACTGGAGTCAGCCTGGTGAGAGGAAGCTGACAGGTGGAAACAACTGGCAACCCAAGACGGCTCCTAATACCACCTGGAACCCTGCAGCCATG GCACCATCTGTCATGGCATTCCCTGCAACCACACCGACAGGCATGATGGCATATGCAATG CCTCCCCACATGGGGTCCATGATGATGACGCAGCCCACTATGATGTACACCCAGCCTGTGATGAGGCCAGCCAACCCCTTTGGCCCCAGTCCAGGTGCACAG ATGCAGTTTATGTAA
- the picalma gene encoding phosphatidylinositol binding clathrin assembly protein a isoform X4: MSGQSITDRITAAQHSVTGSAISKIVCKATTHEIMGPKKKHLDYLIQCTNEMNVNIPQLADTLFERTANTSWVVVFKSLTTTHHLMVYGNERFIQYLASRNTLFNLSNFLDKSGLQGYDMSTFIRRYSRYLNEKAVSYRQVAFDFTKVKRGADGVMRTVNTEKLLKTIPIIQNQMDVLLDFNVNANELTNGVINAAFMLLFKDAIRLFAAYNEGIINLLEKYFDMKKVQCKEGLDIYKKFLTRMTRISEFLKVAEQVGIDRGDIPDLSQFTVCAPSSLLDALEQHLASLEGKKVKDSTAASRASTLSNAVSSLANTGISFTKVDEREKQAALEEEQTLLKTLKEQRLKELQKNPTAATTDSSPDSTMGGTINSAPAIDLFSTPSSTNSTSKAANELLDLQPAFQQPLPLSTSNTWGEAVEESIPNSNPFLTLPIVDAVHLSTASSDAGSLSSRTPSHEVFDSFCGPSPYNTTPLFQSESPAVAGLFRGFTGSPTPQQPQNPRGLNVDFESVFGNNTNANNMDSTDVLGDILKPTVASSLNQGMTLNGQQAHKLVSSDLDSSLANLVGNLGIGNGTSKNDLHWSQPGERKLTGGNNWQPKTAPNTTWNPAAMAPSVMAFPATTPTGMMAYAMPPHMGSMMMTQPTMMYTQPVMRPANPFGPSPGAQMQFM, translated from the exons ATTTGATTCAGTGCACAAATGAGATGAATGTGAACATCCCTCAGCTGGCTGACACACTGTTTGAGAGGACCGCCAACACCAGCTGGGTGGTTGTGTTCAAGTCCCTCACCACCACACACCATCTGATGGTCTACGGCAATGAG agatTTATACAGTATCTGGCTTCAAGGAACACACTATTCAACCTCAGCAAttttttggacaaaagtggCCTACAAG GCTATGATATGTCAACGTTCATAAGGAGGTATAGCCGCTACCTGAATGAGAAGGCTGTGTCCTACAGACAAGTTGCTTTTGACTTCACTAAAGTGAAAAGAGG GGCTGATGGAGTGATGAGAACCGTGAACACAGAGAAACTCCTCAAGACCATCCCTATCATCCAAAATCAGATGGATGTGTTACTTGATTTCAAT GTCAATGCCAATGAACTGACAAATGGTGTGATCAACGCAGCCTTCATGCTTCTGTTCAAAGATGCCATCCGACTGTTTGCAGCATATAATGAGGGCATTATCAACCTCCTGG AGAAATACTTTGACATGAAAAAAGTCCAGTGCAAAGAAGGACTTGACATCTACAAGAAATTCCTTACACGAATGACTAGAATCTCAGAGTTCCTCAAAGTTGCAGAG CAAGTCGGAATCGATCGAGGAGACATCCCCGATCTGTCGCAG TTTACAGTCTGT GCCCCCAGCAGCCTGCTTGATGCCCTGGAGCAGCACTTGGCCTCTTtagaaggaaaaaaagtcaaagactCAACAGCAGCCAGCAG GGCCAGCACCCTCTCCAATGCAGTCTCCTCCCTGGCCAACACCGGCATATCTTTCACCAAAGTGGACGAGAGGGAAAAACAGGCCGCCCTGGAGGAAGAGCAGACTCTCCTAAAAACActaaaa GAGCAGCGTCTGAAAGAGCTCCAAAAGAATCCTACTGCAGCAACCACGGACTCATCCCCTGACTCCACGATGGGTGGGACCATAAACTCAGCTCCTGCCATTGACCTCTTCTCCACCCCCAGCTCCACCAACAG CACCTCCAAGGCAGCCAATGAACTGCTGGACCTGCAGCCAGCTTTCCAGCAGCCACTGCCTCTCTCCACCAGCAACACATGGGGAG AAGCTGTGGAGGAATCCATTCCCAACTCAAACCCTTTCCTCACACTACCTATTGTCGATGCTGTCCACCTGTCCACAGCGTCCTCGGACGCTGGCAGCCTGTCCTCTAGGACTCCTAGCCATGAAGTGTTTG ACTCCTTCTGTGGGCCAAGCCCTTACAACACCACTCCACTCTTCCAATCTGAGTCCCCAGCTGTTGCTGGTCTATTCAGAG GGTTTACAGGCTCCCCAACACCCCAGCAGCCACAGAACCCTCGAGGCCTTAATGTTGACTTTGAGTCAGTATTTGGCAACAACACCAATGCTAACAACATGGATTCTACAG ATGTTTTAGGTGATATCCTCAAACCCACAGTGGCATCCTCACTCAATCAGGGCATGACCCTGAACGGCCAACAGGCCCACAAACTGGTATCCAGCGACCTGGACTCGTCACTGGCCAATCTTGTTGGCA ATCTGGGAATTGGCAACGGCACGTCAAAGAA TGATCTTCACTGGAGTCAGCCTGGTGAGAGGAAGCTGACAGGTGGAAACAACTGGCAACCCAAGACGGCTCCTAATACCACCTGGAACCCTGCAGCCATG GCACCATCTGTCATGGCATTCCCTGCAACCACACCGACAGGCATGATGGCATATGCAATG CCTCCCCACATGGGGTCCATGATGATGACGCAGCCCACTATGATGTACACCCAGCCTGTGATGAGGCCAGCCAACCCCTTTGGCCCCAGTCCAGGTGCACAG ATGCAGTTTATGTAA
- the picalma gene encoding phosphatidylinositol binding clathrin assembly protein a isoform X18, protein MSGQSITDRITAAQHSVTGSAISKIVCKATTHEIMGPKKKHLDYLIQCTNEMNVNIPQLADTLFERTANTSWVVVFKSLTTTHHLMVYGNERFIQYLASRNTLFNLSNFLDKSGLQGYDMSTFIRRYSRYLNEKAVSYRQVAFDFTKVKRGADGVMRTVNTEKLLKTIPIIQNQMDVLLDFNVNANELTNGVINAAFMLLFKDAIRLFAAYNEGIINLLEKYFDMKKVQCKEGLDIYKKFLTRMTRISEFLKVAEQVGIDRGDIPDLSQAPSSLLDALEQHLASLEGKKVKDSTAASRASTLSNAVSSLANTGISFTKVDEREKQAALEEEQTLLKTLKEQRLKELQKNPTAATTDSSPDSTMGGTINSAPAIDLFSTPSSTNSTSKAANELLDLQPAFQQPLPLSTSNTWGGFTGSPTPQQPQNPRGLNVDFESVFGNNTNANNMDSTVASSLNQGMTLNGQQAHKLVSSDLDSSLANLVGNLGIGNGTSKNDLHWSQPGERKLTGGNNWQPKTAPNTTWNPAAMAPSVMAFPATTPTGMMAYAMPPHMGSMMMTQPTMMYTQPVMRPANPFGPSPGAQMQFM, encoded by the exons ATTTGATTCAGTGCACAAATGAGATGAATGTGAACATCCCTCAGCTGGCTGACACACTGTTTGAGAGGACCGCCAACACCAGCTGGGTGGTTGTGTTCAAGTCCCTCACCACCACACACCATCTGATGGTCTACGGCAATGAG agatTTATACAGTATCTGGCTTCAAGGAACACACTATTCAACCTCAGCAAttttttggacaaaagtggCCTACAAG GCTATGATATGTCAACGTTCATAAGGAGGTATAGCCGCTACCTGAATGAGAAGGCTGTGTCCTACAGACAAGTTGCTTTTGACTTCACTAAAGTGAAAAGAGG GGCTGATGGAGTGATGAGAACCGTGAACACAGAGAAACTCCTCAAGACCATCCCTATCATCCAAAATCAGATGGATGTGTTACTTGATTTCAAT GTCAATGCCAATGAACTGACAAATGGTGTGATCAACGCAGCCTTCATGCTTCTGTTCAAAGATGCCATCCGACTGTTTGCAGCATATAATGAGGGCATTATCAACCTCCTGG AGAAATACTTTGACATGAAAAAAGTCCAGTGCAAAGAAGGACTTGACATCTACAAGAAATTCCTTACACGAATGACTAGAATCTCAGAGTTCCTCAAAGTTGCAGAG CAAGTCGGAATCGATCGAGGAGACATCCCCGATCTGTCGCAG GCCCCCAGCAGCCTGCTTGATGCCCTGGAGCAGCACTTGGCCTCTTtagaaggaaaaaaagtcaaagactCAACAGCAGCCAGCAG GGCCAGCACCCTCTCCAATGCAGTCTCCTCCCTGGCCAACACCGGCATATCTTTCACCAAAGTGGACGAGAGGGAAAAACAGGCCGCCCTGGAGGAAGAGCAGACTCTCCTAAAAACActaaaa GAGCAGCGTCTGAAAGAGCTCCAAAAGAATCCTACTGCAGCAACCACGGACTCATCCCCTGACTCCACGATGGGTGGGACCATAAACTCAGCTCCTGCCATTGACCTCTTCTCCACCCCCAGCTCCACCAACAG CACCTCCAAGGCAGCCAATGAACTGCTGGACCTGCAGCCAGCTTTCCAGCAGCCACTGCCTCTCTCCACCAGCAACACATGGGGAG GGTTTACAGGCTCCCCAACACCCCAGCAGCCACAGAACCCTCGAGGCCTTAATGTTGACTTTGAGTCAGTATTTGGCAACAACACCAATGCTAACAACATGGATTCTACAG TGGCATCCTCACTCAATCAGGGCATGACCCTGAACGGCCAACAGGCCCACAAACTGGTATCCAGCGACCTGGACTCGTCACTGGCCAATCTTGTTGGCA ATCTGGGAATTGGCAACGGCACGTCAAAGAA TGATCTTCACTGGAGTCAGCCTGGTGAGAGGAAGCTGACAGGTGGAAACAACTGGCAACCCAAGACGGCTCCTAATACCACCTGGAACCCTGCAGCCATG GCACCATCTGTCATGGCATTCCCTGCAACCACACCGACAGGCATGATGGCATATGCAATG CCTCCCCACATGGGGTCCATGATGATGACGCAGCCCACTATGATGTACACCCAGCCTGTGATGAGGCCAGCCAACCCCTTTGGCCCCAGTCCAGGTGCACAG ATGCAGTTTATGTAA
- the picalma gene encoding phosphatidylinositol binding clathrin assembly protein a isoform X7, whose protein sequence is MSGQSITDRITAAQHSVTGSAISKIVCKATTHEIMGPKKKHLDYLIQCTNEMNVNIPQLADTLFERTANTSWVVVFKSLTTTHHLMVYGNERFIQYLASRNTLFNLSNFLDKSGLQGYDMSTFIRRYSRYLNEKAVSYRQVAFDFTKVKRGADGVMRTVNTEKLLKTIPIIQNQMDVLLDFNVNANELTNGVINAAFMLLFKDAIRLFAAYNEGIINLLEKYFDMKKVQCKEGLDIYKKFLTRMTRISEFLKVAEQVGIDRGDIPDLSQAPSSLLDALEQHLASLEGKKVKDSTAASRASTLSNAVSSLANTGISFTKVDEREKQAALEEEQTLLKTLKEQRLKELQKNPTAATTDSSPDSTMGGTINSAPAIDLFSTPSSTNSTSKAANELLDLQPAFQQPLPLSTSNTWGEAVEESIPNSNPFLTLPIVDAVHLSTASSDAGSLSSRTPSHEVFDSFCGPSPYNTTPLFQSESPAVAGLFRGFTGSPTPQQPQNPRGLNVDFESVFGNNTNANNMDSTDVLGDILKPTVASSLNQGMTLNGQQAHKLVSSDLDSSLANLVGNLGIGNGTSKNDLHWSQPGERKLTGGNNWQPKTAPNTTWNPAAMAPSVMAFPATTPTGMMAYAMPPHMGSMMMTQPTMMYTQPVMRPANPFGPSPGAQMQFM, encoded by the exons ATTTGATTCAGTGCACAAATGAGATGAATGTGAACATCCCTCAGCTGGCTGACACACTGTTTGAGAGGACCGCCAACACCAGCTGGGTGGTTGTGTTCAAGTCCCTCACCACCACACACCATCTGATGGTCTACGGCAATGAG agatTTATACAGTATCTGGCTTCAAGGAACACACTATTCAACCTCAGCAAttttttggacaaaagtggCCTACAAG GCTATGATATGTCAACGTTCATAAGGAGGTATAGCCGCTACCTGAATGAGAAGGCTGTGTCCTACAGACAAGTTGCTTTTGACTTCACTAAAGTGAAAAGAGG GGCTGATGGAGTGATGAGAACCGTGAACACAGAGAAACTCCTCAAGACCATCCCTATCATCCAAAATCAGATGGATGTGTTACTTGATTTCAAT GTCAATGCCAATGAACTGACAAATGGTGTGATCAACGCAGCCTTCATGCTTCTGTTCAAAGATGCCATCCGACTGTTTGCAGCATATAATGAGGGCATTATCAACCTCCTGG AGAAATACTTTGACATGAAAAAAGTCCAGTGCAAAGAAGGACTTGACATCTACAAGAAATTCCTTACACGAATGACTAGAATCTCAGAGTTCCTCAAAGTTGCAGAG CAAGTCGGAATCGATCGAGGAGACATCCCCGATCTGTCGCAG GCCCCCAGCAGCCTGCTTGATGCCCTGGAGCAGCACTTGGCCTCTTtagaaggaaaaaaagtcaaagactCAACAGCAGCCAGCAG GGCCAGCACCCTCTCCAATGCAGTCTCCTCCCTGGCCAACACCGGCATATCTTTCACCAAAGTGGACGAGAGGGAAAAACAGGCCGCCCTGGAGGAAGAGCAGACTCTCCTAAAAACActaaaa GAGCAGCGTCTGAAAGAGCTCCAAAAGAATCCTACTGCAGCAACCACGGACTCATCCCCTGACTCCACGATGGGTGGGACCATAAACTCAGCTCCTGCCATTGACCTCTTCTCCACCCCCAGCTCCACCAACAG CACCTCCAAGGCAGCCAATGAACTGCTGGACCTGCAGCCAGCTTTCCAGCAGCCACTGCCTCTCTCCACCAGCAACACATGGGGAG AAGCTGTGGAGGAATCCATTCCCAACTCAAACCCTTTCCTCACACTACCTATTGTCGATGCTGTCCACCTGTCCACAGCGTCCTCGGACGCTGGCAGCCTGTCCTCTAGGACTCCTAGCCATGAAGTGTTTG ACTCCTTCTGTGGGCCAAGCCCTTACAACACCACTCCACTCTTCCAATCTGAGTCCCCAGCTGTTGCTGGTCTATTCAGAG GGTTTACAGGCTCCCCAACACCCCAGCAGCCACAGAACCCTCGAGGCCTTAATGTTGACTTTGAGTCAGTATTTGGCAACAACACCAATGCTAACAACATGGATTCTACAG ATGTTTTAGGTGATATCCTCAAACCCACAGTGGCATCCTCACTCAATCAGGGCATGACCCTGAACGGCCAACAGGCCCACAAACTGGTATCCAGCGACCTGGACTCGTCACTGGCCAATCTTGTTGGCA ATCTGGGAATTGGCAACGGCACGTCAAAGAA TGATCTTCACTGGAGTCAGCCTGGTGAGAGGAAGCTGACAGGTGGAAACAACTGGCAACCCAAGACGGCTCCTAATACCACCTGGAACCCTGCAGCCATG GCACCATCTGTCATGGCATTCCCTGCAACCACACCGACAGGCATGATGGCATATGCAATG CCTCCCCACATGGGGTCCATGATGATGACGCAGCCCACTATGATGTACACCCAGCCTGTGATGAGGCCAGCCAACCCCTTTGGCCCCAGTCCAGGTGCACAG ATGCAGTTTATGTAA